Within Winogradskyella helgolandensis, the genomic segment TTCTTTCGTTTTACTATATTTGTTCTTTCCCAGCTTAAAACAACCATTCATTGCAAAAAGAATAAAAACACATCACATATTACATGAAGAGACATCAAGACATTCTAGACAAACTAACAAAAGAGAAACATCTTGAGGTATTAGAACTGTGTGAGATGCTAAATGTTTCCGCAGTTACCATAAGAAAAGATTTAAAATTTCTTGAACAAAAAGGATTACTTCACAGAACACATGGTGGAGCTTCTATTGAAAACCCATACATTAATGAACGTACGGTTTTAGATAAAGAGAAAATCTCGGTAGAGGAAAAAAATGGTATTGCCCAAATGGCTGCCACCCGTATTGTTGAAAACGACTCTATTTTAATTGCTTCGGGAACTACAGTGCAGGCACTTTCTAAGTTTATAATAGCAAAAAATAAATTAACGGTCATTACGTCTTCGCTCAACGTAGTATTACATTTAATTCACGATAAGAATATTGAAATCCTTCAACTTGGTGGTTATATAAGACACAGTTCTGCTTCTGTCATCGGAAATTATGCCGAATATATTTTACAAAATGTGTCTTGTAGTAAGTTATTTTTAGGTGTTGATGGCATTGATTTAGAATATGGACTTTCTACAACCAACTTAGAAGAAGCTGAATTAAACAAGAAAATGCTTAATGCAGCTCAAAAAGTAATTGTCTTAGCAGATTCTTCTAAATTTGGAAAAAAGAGTTTTGCTAGAATCTGTGACCTATCACTTGTGGATGAAATTATAACGGATAAAGGCATATCTAATTCAGTTAGAAAAAAACTGGAAGAAAAGGAAATAAAAGTCACTATTGTAAATTAATTAGAAATAACCTAAGCCACTTTCAAAATGAAAAAAATCGCATTCCTATTGATTTTATCACTCTTTATATCTTGTGATTCAGATAAAAAGAAAAACGAAACAACGGAACAAAATAGTGAACAAAAAAATGAACAACCAAATATTCTATTAATTGTTATCGATGATCAAGGTTATGCAGATTTTTCGCCTTTTGATAATTATGATACTTATGATACTACCGTTTCTAGTCCAAATATTGCACGATTAGGAAAATCAGGTACGGTTTACTCACAAGCTTACGTTACAGCACCAGTTTGTAGTCCTTCTAGAGCGGGAATCATTACTGGAAAAAATCAATTCCGTTGGGATAAACCCGCAAGTTGGGGACCAGGTTTACCAGACGATATAAAAACATTACCAGAATATTTAAAAGAAGCGGGTTACCATACCGCACGAATAGGCAAAAATGATTTAGGTCAAAATTTTCACAAAAATGATGTTAGAGAATATCCTTTACAACATGGTTACGATGAGTTTTTAGGATTTTCAGCACACGCTCACGATTATTGGTTAAATTCTCAAAGCATCAAAGATCGCACACCAGACCCTTATGGTACAAGCGCTTTATTAGGTCCTTTGATGCATAATATGAGTGAAAAAAGTTACGACAAAGGTTATCTTACTGATATTTTAACAGACGAATCTATTGATTACTTAAAGCGCGAACACGATAAGCCATTCTTTTTAACGTTAGCTTACAGTGCTGTACATCACTTAATTCACGAGGTTCCAAAAAAGTATTTGGATAAATATAATGTGAAAGAAATCGCGAATTACGATCCAGATAGTTTAGTCACTTTTGGTAATCACAAACCAGGAAGTTACTCTGCTTACTACGATAAATACTCTAGAGTCGGAGCTATAAACACAGATGATCTACGAAAATATTATTTAGCGAATCTAAATTGCTTAGATGATAATATTGGTCG encodes:
- a CDS encoding DeoR/GlpR family DNA-binding transcription regulator; this translates as MKRHQDILDKLTKEKHLEVLELCEMLNVSAVTIRKDLKFLEQKGLLHRTHGGASIENPYINERTVLDKEKISVEEKNGIAQMAATRIVENDSILIASGTTVQALSKFIIAKNKLTVITSSLNVVLHLIHDKNIEILQLGGYIRHSSASVIGNYAEYILQNVSCSKLFLGVDGIDLEYGLSTTNLEEAELNKKMLNAAQKVIVLADSSKFGKKSFARICDLSLVDEIITDKGISNSVRKKLEEKEIKVTIVN
- a CDS encoding sulfatase family protein, producing MKKIAFLLILSLFISCDSDKKKNETTEQNSEQKNEQPNILLIVIDDQGYADFSPFDNYDTYDTTVSSPNIARLGKSGTVYSQAYVTAPVCSPSRAGIITGKNQFRWDKPASWGPGLPDDIKTLPEYLKEAGYHTARIGKNDLGQNFHKNDVREYPLQHGYDEFLGFSAHAHDYWLNSQSIKDRTPDPYGTSALLGPLMHNMSEKSYDKGYLTDILTDESIDYLKREHDKPFFLTLAYSAVHHLIHEVPKKYLDKYNVKEIANYDPDSLVTFGNHKPGSYSAYYDKYSRVGAINTDDLRKYYLANLNCLDDNIGRVLDALSETGLDKNTLVVFISDNGGSPLTGANNAPLTGGKYSLWEGGIRVPMAVSWPGHVDAGKIEKRYVSALDILPTLTKAAGIATTDKDLDGISLLDPKEERLLVWKWQKTWAARQGKWKITNAKENHWKSEPSAQYIAPIRDDLTLKLFDIEADPGERHDVSAQHPEIVKKLQTEYDAWCDANIIK